A stretch of Campylobacter gracilis DNA encodes these proteins:
- the dnaA gene encoding chromosomal replication initiator protein DnaA, translated as MATSQAQEILSNLEKEILPTEYSRYIKNLKFNDKNSTPEFFIYNATNEFIAKYTQTKYGTKIKELIKKQFGLNDVIVKITSKAKISPKEKVKIISEKPKSTILSENYNFENFIIGDSNKFAFECSVSVAKEPGIRFNPLFIYGPSGLGKTHLLQSIGNYCIKKGKTVICVTSEQFANDFVFNLKNNSIDKFKQKYRNCDVLLIDDIQFLIGRDKAQEELFYTFNELKDKNCQIVLTNDLPPKFLKGFENRLTTRFESGIIANITPPNLETKIAIINKKSEENRVRIPHDVVEYIAANMGDNIREIEGAINKLNAYSSILRTKITLEFTKSTLQDQIHQKYSSVSLEHVIEVISKELNVKPSELKSKTRAKNVVEARQICIYLTKQLTQNSMPKIAAFFNLKDHSAISKNIKKINELIQTDEMLKIKIEELKNKITKKDKNEI; from the coding sequence ATGGCGACGTCGCAAGCACAAGAAATTTTATCGAATTTAGAGAAGGAAATTTTACCTACCGAATACTCTAGATACATTAAAAATTTGAAATTTAACGATAAAAACTCGACCCCGGAATTTTTCATATACAACGCAACTAACGAGTTTATCGCTAAATACACTCAGACAAAATACGGCACTAAAATAAAAGAGCTTATCAAAAAACAGTTTGGGCTCAACGACGTGATCGTCAAAATCACCTCAAAGGCTAAAATTTCGCCTAAAGAAAAGGTAAAAATCATCTCCGAAAAGCCCAAGAGCACCATTTTAAGCGAAAATTATAACTTCGAAAATTTTATCATCGGCGATTCAAATAAATTTGCCTTTGAGTGTTCGGTCTCCGTCGCAAAAGAGCCCGGAATTCGCTTTAATCCGCTCTTTATCTACGGGCCTAGCGGGCTTGGAAAAACTCACTTGCTTCAATCGATCGGAAATTACTGCATCAAAAAGGGAAAGACCGTCATTTGCGTCACCAGTGAGCAGTTCGCTAATGATTTTGTCTTTAATCTCAAAAACAACTCGATCGATAAATTTAAACAAAAATACCGCAATTGCGACGTTTTGCTCATCGACGACATTCAATTTTTAATCGGACGTGATAAAGCTCAAGAGGAGCTTTTTTATACATTCAACGAGCTAAAAGACAAAAACTGCCAAATCGTGCTAACCAACGACCTGCCGCCGAAATTTTTAAAAGGTTTTGAAAATCGACTCACAACGCGATTTGAAAGCGGCATAATAGCAAACATCACTCCGCCTAATCTAGAAACTAAAATCGCTATTATCAATAAAAAGAGCGAAGAAAATCGCGTTAGAATTCCACACGACGTCGTAGAATATATCGCCGCAAATATGGGCGATAATATCCGTGAAATCGAAGGCGCGATCAACAAGCTAAACGCTTACTCGTCGATACTTCGCACAAAGATCACGCTGGAATTTACCAAAAGTACGCTTCAAGATCAGATCCATCAAAAATATTCAAGCGTGAGTCTCGAACACGTCATAGAGGTGATCTCAAAAGAACTGAACGTAAAACCTAGCGAGCTAAAAAGCAAAACGCGAGCTAAAAACGTCGTCGAAGCGCGCCAAATTTGCATATATCTAACCAAACAGTTAACTCAAAACTCAATGCCTAAAATCGCCGCATTTTTTAATCTAAAAGATCACAGCGCCATCAGCAAAAATATCAAAAAAATCAACGAACTCATTCAAACCGATGAGATGTTAAAGATAAAAATTGAAGAGCTAAAAAACAAAATAACCAAAAAGGATAAGAATGAAATTTAG